A genomic region of Friedmanniella luteola contains the following coding sequences:
- a CDS encoding potassium channel family protein, with amino-acid sequence MSSAVRDLLRPVARHPSAVLLVVQLVGVLLYPFAESLAWGRGLFELFGALVLGLAVWSVRDSPGPTSVALVLGISASALSVADALSPNPTIALVSSVLHALFYFWAAGNLMTYMLADATVTRDELYAVGATFTLVAWAFAYVFQLLQALQPGCFIAAVDPAEQRTWMELLFLSFTNLSSTGLSDVVPVTSHARSVVMIQQLAGLGYVALFVSRLVGLTINRQQLGPAPTASPDGDRSEGVQHVDG; translated from the coding sequence ATGAGCTCAGCCGTGCGCGACCTGCTGCGGCCGGTCGCGCGGCACCCGTCCGCGGTCCTGCTGGTGGTGCAGCTGGTCGGCGTGCTGCTGTACCCCTTCGCCGAGTCGCTGGCCTGGGGGCGTGGGCTGTTCGAGCTGTTCGGGGCCCTGGTCCTGGGCCTGGCCGTGTGGTCGGTGCGCGACTCACCGGGGCCGACCTCGGTCGCCCTGGTCCTCGGCATCTCGGCGTCGGCGCTGTCGGTGGCCGACGCCCTGAGCCCCAACCCCACCATCGCCCTCGTGTCGTCGGTGCTGCACGCGCTGTTCTACTTCTGGGCGGCCGGGAACCTGATGACGTACATGCTCGCGGACGCGACGGTCACCCGCGACGAGCTGTACGCCGTCGGCGCCACCTTCACCCTGGTGGCGTGGGCGTTCGCCTACGTGTTCCAGCTGCTGCAGGCCCTGCAGCCGGGCTGCTTCATCGCCGCGGTGGACCCGGCGGAGCAGCGGACGTGGATGGAGCTGCTGTTCCTCAGCTTCACCAACCTGTCCAGCACCGGGCTGTCGGACGTCGTGCCGGTCACCTCGCACGCCCGGTCGGTGGTGATGATCCAGCAGCTGGCGGGGCTCGGCTACGTCGCGCTGTTCGTCAGCCGGCTGGTCGGGCTGACCATCAACCGGCAGCAGCTGGGTCCCGCGCCCACGGCCAGCCCCGACGGGGACCGGTCCGAGGGCGTCCAGCACGTCGACGGCTGA
- the cobA gene encoding uroporphyrinogen-III C-methyltransferase, whose product MLPGGDGRGEVVLVGGGPGDPGLLTVAGLEAVRTADVLVVDRLAPLSVLQQVRPGAEVIDVAKIPRGTFTSQERINELLVEHGRAGRRVVRLKGGDNFVFGRGGEEWQACAAAGIPVRVVPGVSSAIAAPALAGIPLTHRQLTQGFTVVSGHLPPGDPGSTLDWAALARAGTTLVVLMGVATLPAITAELVAQGMAPGTPAATVADAGLPSQRDVRGRVDDIAALTLEAGIRPPAITVIGAVAGFRP is encoded by the coding sequence CTGCTGCCGGGCGGTGACGGCCGCGGCGAGGTGGTGCTGGTCGGCGGCGGGCCAGGCGACCCCGGGCTGCTGACCGTGGCCGGGCTGGAGGCGGTGCGGACGGCGGACGTGCTGGTCGTCGACCGGCTGGCGCCGCTGTCGGTCCTGCAGCAGGTCCGCCCCGGGGCCGAGGTCATCGACGTGGCCAAGATCCCCCGCGGCACCTTCACCTCGCAGGAGCGGATCAACGAGCTGCTGGTCGAGCACGGCCGCGCCGGCCGCCGGGTGGTCCGGCTCAAGGGGGGCGACAACTTCGTCTTCGGCCGCGGCGGCGAGGAGTGGCAGGCCTGCGCGGCCGCCGGGATCCCCGTCCGGGTGGTGCCCGGCGTCTCCTCCGCGATCGCCGCGCCGGCCCTGGCCGGCATCCCGCTGACGCACCGCCAGCTCACCCAGGGGTTCACCGTCGTCTCCGGCCACCTGCCGCCGGGCGACCCGGGCTCGACACTGGACTGGGCGGCGCTGGCCCGCGCCGGCACCACGCTGGTGGTCCTGATGGGGGTGGCCACGCTGCCCGCCATCACCGCCGAGCTCGTGGCGCAGGGGATGGCTCCCGGCACCCCGGCCGCGACCGTCGCCGACGCCGGCCTGCCCAGCCAGCGCGACGTCCGGGGCCGCGTCGACGACATCGCGGCGCTGACCCTGGAGGCCGGCATCCGGCCCCCGGCCATCACGGTGATCGGCGCCGTCGCCGGCTTCCGGCCCTGA
- a CDS encoding adenosylcobinamide-GDP ribazoletransferase, producing the protein MARRPGPRAAALRLAVGTLTVLPTGAVEVDRATARGAMLLGPVAVVPLALVAALVGGAGAALALPGSAVGLLVVAALALGTRALHLDGLADTVDGLGAGWDRERALEVMRRGDVGPMGVVALVLVLGLQAVAAGSVVTGWTTALGLAVLVCCSRAALAVVCRTGVPAARASGLGAAVAGTVPVAAAAVVWLGVGALLALTWALLGGSVVGGLVSALLALTAAGLLVGWCRRRLGGVTGDVMGAAVEVTLTVLLLGAAATGGWAS; encoded by the coding sequence GTGGCCCGTCGACCCGGTCCGCGCGCGGCCGCCCTCCGGCTCGCCGTCGGCACCCTGACCGTGCTCCCCACCGGCGCCGTGGAGGTCGACCGCGCCACCGCCCGCGGGGCGATGCTGCTGGGCCCGGTCGCCGTCGTCCCGCTCGCCCTCGTCGCGGCGCTGGTGGGCGGCGCCGGGGCAGCCCTGGCCCTGCCGGGGTCCGCCGTCGGGCTGCTCGTGGTCGCCGCGCTGGCGCTGGGCACCCGGGCCCTGCACCTGGACGGGCTCGCCGACACCGTCGACGGGCTGGGCGCCGGCTGGGACCGGGAGAGGGCGCTGGAGGTGATGCGGAGGGGCGACGTCGGCCCGATGGGCGTGGTGGCGCTGGTGCTGGTGCTGGGTCTGCAGGCGGTCGCGGCCGGCAGCGTGGTGACCGGCTGGACGACGGCCCTCGGGCTGGCCGTGCTGGTCTGCTGCTCCCGCGCCGCCCTGGCCGTCGTCTGCCGGACGGGGGTGCCCGCGGCGCGGGCGTCGGGACTGGGGGCGGCGGTGGCGGGCACGGTGCCGGTCGCCGCGGCGGCCGTGGTCTGGCTCGGGGTCGGGGCGCTGCTCGCGCTGACCTGGGCGCTGCTCGGCGGGTCCGTCGTCGGAGGGCTGGTCAGCGCCCTGCTGGCGCTGACGGCCGCCGGGCTGCTGGTGGGCTGGTGCCGGCGCCGGTTGGGCGGGGTGACCGGGGACGTGATGGGCGCCGCCGTCGAGGTGACGCTGACCGTGCTGCTGCTGGGGGCGGCCGCGACGGGGGGGTGGGCGTCATGA
- the cobT gene encoding nicotinate-nucleotide--dimethylbenzimidazole phosphoribosyltransferase, whose amino-acid sequence MPTALPPPAPEVRAEAARRLDALAKPLGALGRLEELAAWWSACAGRCPADPPAAVRAVILAGDHGVSSDGVSAYPREVTAAMVRALVGGEAGASVLARQHGVALRVLDLAVDADLSDLPGVTDHKVRRSSGALDREDALTAAETATALAVGARVATEEIAAGADLLVVGDLGIGNTTPATALVAASLGAAAEQVVGRGTGIDDARLAHKTAVVERALERARDRVADPVQRLAALGSADLAAGVGLLVAAARARVPVLLDGIVPVAELLVAEDLQPGVVAWCAAGHRSTEPAQRLALEKLGLEPVLDLGLRLGEGTGALTALPVLRSAALLLRDMALLADLAP is encoded by the coding sequence ATGCCCACCGCCCTGCCCCCGCCCGCCCCCGAGGTCCGGGCCGAGGCCGCCCGACGGCTGGACGCGCTGGCCAAGCCCCTCGGCGCCCTCGGCCGGCTGGAGGAGCTCGCGGCCTGGTGGTCGGCGTGCGCCGGACGCTGCCCCGCCGACCCGCCCGCCGCCGTGCGGGCCGTCATCCTGGCCGGCGACCACGGCGTCTCCTCCGACGGCGTCTCGGCCTACCCCCGCGAGGTCACCGCGGCGATGGTCCGCGCCCTCGTCGGCGGCGAGGCCGGGGCGAGCGTGCTGGCCCGCCAGCACGGCGTCGCCCTGCGGGTCCTCGACCTGGCCGTCGACGCCGACCTGTCCGATCTGCCGGGGGTCACCGACCACAAGGTGCGCCGCTCCTCGGGCGCCCTCGACCGGGAGGACGCGCTGACCGCGGCCGAGACCGCCACCGCCCTGGCGGTGGGTGCCCGCGTCGCCACCGAGGAGATCGCGGCCGGGGCCGACCTGCTGGTCGTCGGCGACCTGGGGATCGGGAACACCACCCCCGCGACGGCCCTCGTCGCCGCGAGCCTCGGGGCCGCCGCCGAGCAGGTCGTCGGCCGCGGCACGGGCATCGACGACGCCCGGCTGGCGCACAAGACCGCGGTCGTCGAGCGCGCCCTGGAGCGGGCTCGCGACCGGGTGGCCGACCCCGTGCAGCGGCTGGCGGCGCTCGGCTCGGCCGACCTGGCCGCCGGCGTCGGCCTCCTCGTCGCCGCGGCGCGGGCCCGGGTGCCCGTGCTGCTCGACGGCATCGTGCCGGTCGCCGAGCTGCTGGTCGCCGAGGACCTGCAGCCCGGGGTGGTCGCCTGGTGCGCCGCCGGCCACCGCTCCACCGAGCCCGCCCAGCGGCTCGCGCTGGAGAAGCTGGGGCTGGAACCGGTCCTGGACCTCGGGCTGCGGCTCGGCGAGGGCACGGGCGCACTGACGGCGCTGCCGGTGCTGCGCTCGGCCGCCCTGCTGCTCCGCGACATGGCCCTGCTCGCCGACCTGGCGCCCTGA
- a CDS encoding ABC transporter ATP-binding protein, which yields MTATTTTATTPEDREPRPVGSAPEIEQWRGVSAEGNDDLSTRGTVLLRRRSRALLGDLLRPYHRWIWVLVVAVVLENAARLSVPWMVRRGIDLGVPPLLEGGSARLLYETVGLMAGAVLVQGLSRMFFLRNSGTVGQKVLLELRRRVFKHFQDLDVRFHDRYTTGRVVSRLTSDIDAIMELLANGFDSLVTAALTMVGVGVLLLVLDFRLGAVCLLCFPVLMLLVRWFSRASSRTYRTVRETSALTIVQFIETMTGIKAVQAYRRERRNSEIFTDVAGRYREANIDSFKLVAIFMPSIKLVGNLTIGVVLLYGGHRVIEGDMTVGVLAAFLLYLRMFFEPMQDISQFYNTFQSASSALEKLSGVLEEQPSVVQPARPTPLPNPAGDLHLDHVQFAYAQDRPVLPDLELHIPAGQTVALVGTTGAGKTTIAKLMARFYDPDGGRVTLDGVDLHDLADADLRRAVVMVTQENFMFDGTIADNIAFGKPTATRQEIEDAAKAVGVHGFIAGLPQGYDTDVAKRGSRLSAGQRQLITFARAFLADPAVLILDEATSSLDVPSERLVQRALQTILADRTAVIIAHRLSTVEIADRVLVLEHGRIIEDGSPHELMADAEGRYAALHQAWESSLA from the coding sequence ATGACCGCGACCACGACCACCGCGACCACCCCCGAGGACCGCGAGCCCCGTCCCGTCGGCTCCGCACCCGAGATCGAGCAGTGGCGCGGGGTCTCAGCGGAGGGCAACGACGACCTCAGCACCCGCGGGACCGTGCTGCTGCGGCGCCGGAGCCGCGCGCTCCTCGGGGACCTGCTGCGGCCGTACCACCGCTGGATCTGGGTGCTCGTCGTCGCCGTCGTGCTGGAGAACGCAGCGCGGCTGAGCGTCCCCTGGATGGTCCGTCGCGGCATCGACCTCGGTGTCCCGCCGCTGCTGGAGGGGGGCAGCGCCCGGCTGCTCTACGAGACCGTCGGCCTGATGGCCGGCGCCGTGCTCGTCCAGGGACTGAGCCGGATGTTCTTCCTGCGCAACTCCGGCACCGTCGGGCAGAAGGTGCTGCTGGAGCTGCGCCGCCGGGTGTTCAAGCACTTCCAGGACCTCGACGTCCGCTTCCACGACCGCTACACGACCGGCCGGGTCGTGTCCCGGCTCACCAGCGACATCGACGCGATCATGGAGCTGCTGGCCAACGGCTTCGACAGCCTGGTCACCGCCGCCCTCACCATGGTGGGCGTCGGCGTGCTGCTGCTGGTGCTGGACTTCCGGCTGGGTGCGGTCTGCCTGCTCTGCTTCCCGGTGCTGATGCTGCTGGTGCGGTGGTTCTCGCGGGCCTCGTCGCGGACCTACCGCACGGTGCGGGAGACCTCGGCGCTGACCATCGTGCAGTTCATCGAGACGATGACCGGCATCAAGGCCGTCCAGGCCTACCGCCGCGAGCGTCGCAACTCCGAGATCTTCACCGACGTCGCGGGCCGCTACCGCGAGGCCAACATCGACTCGTTCAAGCTGGTCGCGATCTTCATGCCGAGCATCAAGCTGGTCGGCAACCTGACGATCGGCGTCGTGCTGCTCTACGGCGGCCACCGGGTGATCGAGGGCGACATGACGGTCGGGGTGCTGGCGGCGTTCCTGCTCTACCTGCGGATGTTCTTCGAGCCGATGCAGGACATCAGCCAGTTCTACAACACCTTCCAGTCGGCCTCGTCGGCGCTGGAGAAGCTGTCCGGGGTGCTCGAGGAGCAGCCCAGCGTCGTCCAGCCGGCGAGGCCGACGCCGCTGCCGAACCCGGCCGGCGACCTGCACCTCGACCACGTGCAGTTCGCGTACGCGCAGGACCGGCCGGTGCTGCCGGACCTGGAGCTCCACATCCCGGCCGGGCAGACGGTCGCCCTCGTCGGCACCACCGGTGCGGGCAAGACCACCATCGCCAAGCTGATGGCCCGGTTCTACGACCCCGACGGCGGCCGCGTCACCCTGGACGGCGTCGACCTGCACGACCTCGCCGACGCCGACCTGCGCCGGGCGGTGGTGATGGTGACCCAGGAGAACTTCATGTTCGACGGGACCATCGCCGACAACATCGCCTTCGGCAAGCCGACCGCGACGCGGCAGGAGATCGAGGACGCCGCGAAGGCTGTCGGCGTGCACGGCTTCATCGCCGGGCTCCCGCAGGGCTACGACACCGACGTCGCCAAGCGCGGCTCCCGGCTGTCGGCCGGCCAGCGGCAGCTGATCACCTTCGCCCGCGCCTTCCTGGCCGACCCGGCGGTGCTGATCCTCGACGAGGCGACGTCCAGCCTGGACGTGCCCAGCGAGCGGCTGGTGCAGCGCGCCCTGCAGACCATCCTGGCCGACCGGACGGCCGTGATCATCGCCCACCGGCTCAGCACGGTGGAGATCGCCGACCGGGTGCTCGTCCTCGAGCACGGCCGGATCATCGAGGACGGCTCCCCGCACGAGCTGATGGCCGACGCCGAGGGCCGCTACGCCGCCCTGCACCAGGCCTGGGAGTCCTCGCTCGCCTAA
- a CDS encoding cobalamin biosynthesis protein, whose translation MTLGHGSTADRRAAALGLAAGFGLDQLLGDPRRGHPVAGFGAVAARLERRTWADRRAPGVLHVGVLVAGTAGLGALAERAVRGRPVARLLLTAAATWTVLGGRSLQREARTLARQLSADDLPAARRQIRNLVGRDPSELDAEQLARACVESVAENTADAVVAPLVWGALLGLPGLLGYRAVNTLDAMVGHRSPRYRRFGWAAARLDDVANWVPARVCGLLTVALAPLVGGRPGDAWRAWRRDAGQHPSPNAGVVEATAAGALGVRLGGRNVYGGVVEDRGVLGRGRTVAVADIAPAARLSLLVGVASALLATGLRAVAGRER comes from the coding sequence ATGACCCTAGGCCATGGCTCCACCGCCGACCGGCGCGCCGCTGCCCTGGGCCTCGCCGCGGGCTTCGGGCTCGACCAGCTGCTGGGCGACCCCCGCCGCGGCCACCCGGTGGCCGGCTTCGGCGCCGTCGCGGCCCGGCTGGAACGCCGCACCTGGGCCGACCGGCGGGCGCCCGGGGTGCTGCACGTCGGGGTCCTCGTGGCCGGCACGGCCGGCCTGGGGGCGCTGGCGGAGCGCGCGGTCCGGGGACGTCCGGTCGCGCGCCTGCTGCTGACCGCCGCCGCCACCTGGACGGTGCTGGGCGGCCGGTCGCTGCAGCGCGAGGCCCGGACGCTGGCCCGCCAGCTGAGCGCCGACGACCTGCCCGCCGCCCGGCGGCAGATCCGCAACCTCGTGGGGCGGGACCCGTCCGAGCTCGACGCCGAGCAGCTGGCCCGGGCCTGCGTCGAGTCCGTCGCCGAGAACACCGCCGACGCCGTCGTGGCCCCGCTGGTCTGGGGCGCCCTGCTGGGCCTGCCGGGGCTGCTCGGCTACCGCGCCGTCAACACCCTGGACGCCATGGTCGGGCACCGCTCCCCCCGCTACCGCCGGTTCGGCTGGGCGGCCGCCCGGCTGGACGACGTCGCCAACTGGGTGCCGGCCCGGGTCTGCGGCCTGCTGACCGTCGCCCTCGCGCCGCTGGTCGGCGGCCGGCCCGGGGACGCGTGGCGCGCGTGGCGCCGCGACGCCGGCCAGCACCCCAGTCCCAACGCCGGCGTGGTCGAGGCGACGGCGGCGGGAGCGCTGGGCGTCCGGCTGGGCGGCCGCAACGTCTACGGCGGCGTGGTCGAGGACCGCGGGGTGCTCGGTCGCGGCCGGACCGTGGCCGTCGCCGACATCGCACCCGCCGCCCGGCTGAGCCTGCTGGTCGGCGTCGCGTCGGCCCTGCTGGCCACCGGGCTGCGGGCCGTCGCCGGGCGGGAGCGGTGA
- a CDS encoding ABC transporter ATP-binding protein yields the protein MPADVTAHASAQVSSAPTPATGREATSGPLTAEDRPAAMAPPAPPRRGRDGQPRKRRSSANLWRLRQYMVPFRTRFVLTVLFAAVGTGATIVVPLVTKAVIDGPIAGSDRTGLYALGLLAMTLGVVEASLMFLRRWVVSRATNGVEFAVRTDLYAKLQRLPMAFHDRWQSGQLLSRIMSDLATIRRFLGFGLLFILTNIAQILVTTAILLHLYWPLGLVVLASTVPITVLCLKNERAFTRLSRKVQDQNGDVASTIEEGAYGLRVIKSFGRGRHAFAKFDARSVQLYDTSVERVQLSARFWTMLAVIPNLTLIVVLGLGAVAAGQQQITLGTLVAFITLMLSLVWPVTALGFLLAQAQESMTAADRIAEIFDSENEIADGPRTLEQVQGRLRFEGVGFRFAGSATDVLHDVDLEVAPGETVALVGATGSGKSTLTMLVPRLYDVTAGRITIDGVDLRELRLAELRRVVAIAFEDPTLFSMSARENLTLGRPDASEADVEEAIDVAQAHFVHDLPWGLATRIGEQGMSLSGGQRQRLALARAVLAKPSVLVLDDTLSALDIHTEALVEEALKRVLTGVTGIVVAHRASTVLLADRVAMLSGGTITAVGTHTDLLAEVPEYRALLSAEYEDELDELLLEEAR from the coding sequence ATGCCAGCCGATGTGACGGCGCACGCGTCCGCCCAGGTGTCCAGCGCTCCCACCCCGGCCACCGGCCGGGAGGCGACGTCGGGTCCGCTCACCGCCGAGGACCGGCCCGCCGCGATGGCGCCGCCCGCTCCGCCGCGGCGCGGGCGCGACGGCCAGCCGCGCAAGCGGCGGTCCAGCGCCAACCTGTGGCGGCTGCGCCAGTACATGGTGCCCTTCCGCACCCGCTTCGTCCTCACCGTCCTCTTCGCGGCCGTCGGCACCGGCGCGACGATCGTCGTCCCCCTGGTCACCAAGGCTGTCATCGACGGCCCCATCGCCGGCTCCGACCGGACGGGGCTCTACGCGCTCGGCCTGCTGGCGATGACCCTGGGCGTCGTCGAGGCGTCCCTGATGTTCCTCCGCCGGTGGGTGGTCTCCCGCGCCACCAACGGCGTCGAGTTCGCCGTCCGCACCGACCTGTACGCCAAGCTGCAGCGGCTGCCGATGGCCTTCCACGACCGCTGGCAGTCGGGCCAGCTGCTGTCGCGGATCATGAGCGACCTGGCGACCATCCGCCGCTTCCTCGGCTTCGGGCTGCTGTTCATCCTCACCAACATCGCGCAGATCCTCGTGACCACCGCGATCCTGCTCCACCTCTACTGGCCGCTGGGGCTGGTCGTGCTGGCCTCGACCGTGCCGATCACCGTGCTGTGCCTGAAGAACGAGCGCGCCTTCACCCGGCTCTCGCGCAAGGTGCAGGACCAGAACGGCGACGTCGCGTCGACGATCGAGGAGGGCGCCTACGGCCTCCGCGTCATCAAGTCGTTCGGGCGGGGGCGGCACGCGTTCGCCAAGTTCGACGCCCGCAGCGTGCAGCTGTACGACACCTCCGTCGAGCGCGTCCAGCTCAGCGCCCGGTTCTGGACGATGCTCGCGGTGATCCCCAACCTCACCCTCATCGTCGTGCTGGGGCTGGGCGCGGTCGCGGCCGGCCAGCAGCAGATCACCCTGGGCACCCTGGTCGCCTTCATCACCTTGATGCTGTCGCTGGTCTGGCCGGTCACCGCGCTCGGCTTCCTGCTGGCGCAGGCGCAGGAGTCGATGACCGCCGCCGACCGGATCGCGGAGATCTTCGACTCCGAGAACGAGATCGCCGACGGGCCCCGGACCCTGGAGCAGGTGCAGGGCCGGCTGCGCTTCGAGGGCGTCGGGTTCCGGTTCGCCGGCTCCGCGACCGACGTGCTGCACGACGTCGACCTCGAGGTGGCGCCGGGCGAGACCGTCGCCCTGGTCGGCGCGACCGGCTCGGGCAAGAGCACCCTCACCATGCTGGTGCCCCGGCTGTACGACGTCACCGCCGGCCGGATCACCATCGACGGCGTCGACCTCCGCGAGCTCCGGCTGGCCGAGCTGCGCCGGGTGGTGGCCATCGCCTTCGAGGACCCGACGCTGTTCTCGATGTCCGCGCGGGAGAACCTGACGCTGGGCCGCCCCGACGCCAGCGAGGCCGACGTCGAGGAGGCCATCGACGTCGCGCAGGCGCACTTCGTCCACGACCTGCCCTGGGGACTGGCGACCCGGATCGGCGAGCAGGGCATGAGCCTGTCCGGCGGGCAGCGGCAGCGGCTCGCGCTGGCCCGCGCGGTGCTGGCCAAGCCGTCCGTGCTGGTGCTGGACGACACCCTGTCCGCGCTGGACATCCACACCGAGGCCCTGGTCGAGGAGGCGCTCAAGCGGGTGCTGACCGGCGTCACCGGCATCGTCGTCGCCCACCGGGCCTCGACGGTGCTGCTGGCCGACCGGGTGGCGATGCTGTCCGGCGGCACCATCACCGCGGTGGGCACCCACACCGACCTGCTGGCCGAGGTCCCGGAGTACCGGGCGCTGCTGTCGGCCGAGTACGAGGACGAGCTCGACGAGCTGCTCCTGGAGGAGGCGCGATGA
- a CDS encoding bifunctional adenosylcobinamide kinase/adenosylcobinamide-phosphate guanylyltransferase, with the protein MSSPQKVLVTGGVRSGKSRHAEALLAGSADVTYVAPGAVPDPVADPEWAARVAAHRASRPASWRTVETTDVAAALRGADGPVLVDCLGTWVTAVVDDLGTWDQPLAGWRDRFDVHLDGLLDAWRAHPALVVAVTNEVGWGLVSEHRSGRVFTDLLGRANQAVARHCDDIVLVVAGRALHL; encoded by the coding sequence ATGTCCTCCCCGCAGAAGGTCCTGGTCACCGGCGGCGTGCGCTCGGGCAAGTCCCGGCACGCCGAGGCCCTGCTGGCCGGCTCCGCGGACGTCACCTACGTGGCGCCCGGAGCGGTGCCCGACCCCGTCGCCGACCCGGAGTGGGCGGCCCGCGTCGCGGCCCACCGGGCGAGCCGGCCCGCGTCCTGGCGGACGGTCGAGACGACCGACGTCGCCGCCGCCCTCCGGGGCGCCGACGGTCCGGTGCTGGTCGACTGCCTGGGCACCTGGGTGACGGCCGTCGTCGACGACCTCGGCACCTGGGACCAGCCCCTGGCCGGCTGGCGCGACCGGTTCGACGTCCACCTCGACGGCCTGCTCGACGCCTGGCGGGCGCACCCGGCCCTGGTCGTCGCGGTCACCAACGAGGTCGGCTGGGGTCTGGTGTCGGAGCACCGCTCCGGTCGCGTCTTCACCGACCTGCTGGGCCGGGCCAACCAGGCCGTCGCCCGCCACTGCGACGACATCGTGCTCGTGGTCGCCGGACGGGCCCTGCACCTCTGA
- a CDS encoding response regulator, with protein sequence MNATTTRVFIVDGHELVRRGLVDLVAAEPDLDVVGSAGSAEAALPLIAASSPDVVLLDARLTEGAGLGVGRRIRSDHPDVPCVLLASFDDDEALFTAVMAGAAGYLVKQVGGSSLLDGVRTVAGGRPLLDGAVVERLLDRLRRSGQGDHRGGSLDDHEQQVLELVSRGSTDRQIAEKLDTSPAEVQVWVTSLHAKLALRSRGPSVPPGHRMSPADPA encoded by the coding sequence GTGAACGCCACCACCACCCGTGTCTTCATCGTCGATGGGCACGAGCTGGTGCGGCGGGGGCTGGTCGACCTGGTGGCAGCGGAGCCCGACCTGGACGTCGTCGGTTCGGCCGGCAGCGCCGAGGCGGCGCTACCGCTGATCGCCGCGAGCAGCCCGGACGTCGTGCTGCTCGACGCCCGGCTGACCGAGGGCGCGGGGCTCGGCGTCGGCCGCCGGATCCGTTCCGACCACCCGGACGTGCCCTGCGTCCTGCTGGCCAGCTTCGACGACGACGAGGCCCTGTTCACCGCCGTGATGGCGGGCGCCGCCGGTTACCTGGTGAAGCAGGTCGGCGGGAGCAGCCTGCTCGACGGCGTGCGCACCGTCGCCGGGGGTCGTCCGCTGCTCGACGGCGCCGTCGTCGAGCGGCTGCTCGACCGGCTGCGGCGCTCCGGCCAGGGCGACCACCGCGGCGGCAGCCTCGACGACCACGAGCAGCAGGTGCTCGAGCTGGTCAGCCGGGGCAGCACCGACCGGCAGATCGCCGAGAAGCTCGACACCTCACCGGCGGAGGTGCAGGTCTGGGTGACGAGCCTCCACGCCAAGCTGGCGCTCCGCAGCCGGGGACCGTCCGTCCCGCCCGGTCACCGGATGTCCCCCGCCGACCCGGCCTGA
- a CDS encoding cobalt-precorrin-6A reductase, with translation MSTVLVLGGTGEARRLAAGLHADGVPVVSSLAGRVSRPALPDGEVRVGGFGGPEGLARYLRQRGVAVVVDATHPFAARISANAAVACAATVVPLVRLQRPGWREHPDADRWTWVADAAAAREAAAGARRPFLTTGRQSLPDFLAWSDRAVLARVVDPPEIALPPAWTLLLARGPYERDAEQALMAAHRVDHLLTKDSGGALTAAKLDAAGALGVPVVVLERPAPPPGVPLVTTVAEARRAVRREIDRDRPRL, from the coding sequence GTGAGCACCGTCCTGGTCCTGGGCGGCACGGGCGAGGCCCGGCGGCTGGCCGCCGGCCTGCACGCCGACGGGGTGCCGGTCGTCAGCTCCCTGGCCGGCCGGGTGTCGCGGCCGGCGCTGCCGGACGGCGAGGTCCGGGTGGGCGGCTTCGGGGGGCCCGAGGGCCTGGCGCGCTACCTGCGGCAGCGCGGGGTCGCCGTCGTGGTCGACGCCACCCACCCCTTCGCCGCCCGCATCTCGGCGAACGCCGCCGTGGCCTGCGCCGCGACCGTCGTGCCGCTGGTCCGGCTGCAGCGGCCGGGCTGGCGGGAGCACCCCGACGCCGACCGGTGGACGTGGGTGGCCGACGCCGCGGCGGCGCGGGAGGCGGCCGCCGGCGCCCGCCGGCCGTTCCTGACCACGGGACGCCAGTCGCTGCCGGACTTCCTGGCCTGGTCCGACCGGGCCGTGCTGGCCCGCGTCGTCGACCCGCCGGAGATCGCCCTGCCGCCCGCCTGGACGTTGCTGCTGGCCCGCGGACCCTACGAGCGCGACGCCGAGCAGGCCCTGATGGCGGCGCACCGCGTCGACCACCTGCTGACCAAGGACTCCGGCGGCGCCCTGACGGCGGCCAAGCTCGACGCGGCGGGCGCGCTGGGCGTCCCCGTCGTGGTCCTGGAACGGCCGGCTCCCCCGCCGGGGGTCCCGCTCGTCACCACGGTGGCCGAGGCCCGCCGAGCGGTCCGACGGGAGATCGACCGGGACCGACCTCGCCTCTGA